The following nucleotide sequence is from Salvia miltiorrhiza cultivar Shanhuang (shh) chromosome 7, IMPLAD_Smil_shh, whole genome shotgun sequence.
ATTTTGGGATGAGCGTtctttttatttgtaaaatatttaatctttCTTCTAGTATATTTTGTTGGGGGGATTTTCATTTTTCTGTcccttttttttatctttttcttttctctctttttctatTTGAAACTCGAAGTACATACGAAGGATTTTTTGCATTTGAATTTGTCTGGTTTCTGCGCCAAATAGAGATCTTACCAGCCTACCTTTTTGACTTAATTGATTAACTTTTAGGATGTTGCATTTATGGAAAATGATTActggaaattttatttttctattccATGTTCTCATGTTTGACTTTTTTCCTATTCTATAACAAATGGTGGCGATGCTAATTGGTGTGGACACATTTAATGTACTTATTATTAGATAAAAACAGGAGGGAAGATCAGGATTAATAGACGTTTGCTACAATTTTAGTGGAGTCATCAGCATATGTTTTAGTTGATCATCCCATGAAACTCTTTTATGTTTCACATGAATATTTTGTATCTACAATGATTACAGATAGATGCTTGCAACAATGAAACAACACTTACCCAATTGATGATAGCGTATGGATGTTTAGTTAGAAATGTTTAGAGAAAAGTGAATCTGACATAAAAAAATGACGAAAAGGAAATGTTATTTCTTATACATTTTACCAATTGAATGTTTTACCTGTCATGGGTCTTGGTATAGCATGTTctattttgaaattttgaattgaattaTAGATGTTGTCATGTTGTAgacctttatttttatttttttatatttcataATCTGAAACATGGTGGTATTAATTGTAATGGATTTTTAAGTCCTCGTTTCCTATTCCTGAAGCAGTTTACTTTATTTCATGCTTTATTCTATTGATCAAATGCTTTAATTCAAATTTGCTTTATGCATGTTTGAACATTAATGCTTATGCTTATATTTTGCAGGTGGAGGGAAGAGTTTGTTCTTCTAGAGAAGCTAAACTGGAATTTTTAAAGCATAAAATGCTAAAAAGGAGGAAAACAGAAACAGAGAATGAATCTTATGTTGTTAGCAAGACCCTGAATAGGAGTGGTGGTGATGCTTTACGAACTTCTGCTCCTTGTGGTGTTAGTTTGCACAATCATGCTGGCCTATATTCAAGATTTGGCAACAGTTCCACTGAGAAAGATGTTTTCTCAAAGAGAAAAGTGGCTAAGTTTGACACTTCAAACCTTGAATGGACAGAGAAAGTTCCAGAGTGCCCGGTTTATTGTCCAACCAAAGAGGAATTCCAGAATCCCTTAGTTTATATCCAAAAAATAGCTCCAGAAGCCTCTAAATATGGTATGCTCAATTCCTACTTATGGCATGTGAATTTTTATGAGTTATTAAATTGGCTTGAATATTTGAACATTCCTTTGATTCTATACTTGGTTTGTGGCATTACTCAGTGATGATGTGGCTTTTTTGCTGATAAAGTTCTTGTTCAGTGACTTAATTTTGTATTTCAGTAGTTGGCTACATAAAAAATGGTAAACTTTTGACTGTTTGCTTTACAATgacttctttttttaaaatccgTACTTTTGTCCTCCTTAACATGCCTATCCTTCATTTGGAAAGAGAACACAGCTAAAGTTATGCTTCAATCTTCAGGTATTTGCAAGATCATATCCCCTGTACATGCTTCAGTTCCTGCTGGTGTAGTTCTTACAAAAGAAAAGGCTGGTTTCAGTTTTACAACTAGGGTACAACCACTTCGTTTCGCTGAATGGGATAGTGATGACAAGGTCACCTTTTTCATGAGTGGGATGTGAGTTTTTCCTCTATTGTCCGCATTGCTGTACTCTAATTTTATTGTCCTTTCAGGCTTTAACCTTTAATGTTGTTTTTCAGAAACTATTCTTTTCGTGATTTTGAGAGGATGGCAAACAAGATTTTTGCTCGTAGATATGGTAGTGTTGGAGGCCTTCCTGCCGCTTTCATGGAAAAAGAATTTTGGAATGAGATAGCTTGTGGAAAGACTGAAAGTGTCGAATATGCATGTGACGTTGATGGTAGTGCATTTTCATCTTCTCCAAATGATCCACTTGGAAAAAGCAGATGGAATTTGAAGGTGTTCTTCTCATAATAAAGGttttagtctttttttttttctgctcaAATGGAATTTGTCTGACAGGGGGAACTAGATGTTTATAAGAAAATAGATTCTGAAGTTATTTGGTAGTTGAACAATATGCAATCTTTTCCATATTTTCCCCCCTTATCGAATCAGAAACCTCTCATTGTTCCATTTCTGTTTTTAAGAAAATCCTTGGAGTGCGTTTAGCTATAATTTCTGTTCTCTCCTCCCTCATTCATCTAGACATTTCAATTTTATGCCTTGCTTATTTGTAAACACTATTTCCTCTTTCATTATGTCTTTTTTGTACATATAGACTTGATTTTTTATGGGGACTTGAACAATTATATCTAACATATTGTACTTGTTTTCAGAAAATCCCTCGGCTGCCAATATCTACTTTGCGTCTTCTGGAGACAGAAATTCCAGTATGTGCTaattatttgttcaaaattacTTTAACCTTGTTTTGTCACTTTCCAGACTAATATGTGGTTCATATTAGGGTGTCACTGAACCTATGCTTTACATAGGGATGCTGTTTAGCATTTTTGCTTGGCATGTGGAAGATCATTACCTGTATAGGTATGTATGTTTCAACTTAAGGGTTATGATGTCTGGTATGATTCTTTACTTTGGCTGATCATAGTTTTATGTATGTACAGCATCAATTATCATCATTGTGGGGCTGCAAAAACTTGGTACGGCATTCCTGGTCATGCAGCTATTGATTTTGAAAATGTGGTGAAGGACCATGTCTATGCAAATGATATCTTACCCGGTGATCGGGAGGATGGAGCTTTTGATGTCCTTCTAGGGAAGACAACCCTTTTCCCGCCAAATATATTGTTAGAACATGATGTTCCTGTTTACAGAGCTGTACAGAACCCTGGGGAATTTGTAATAACTTTCCCTAGAGCTTATCACTCAGGATTTAGTCACGGTACGTGATAAATATGCTGCTGCAGGTTGAGATATGTATTTCTCAAGCTGTCTTTATAATTTGTTGTATCTTTCAGGTTTTAATTGTGGTGAAGCCGTTAACTTTGCAATGGCTGATTGGTTTCACTTGGGATCATTTGCGAGTCAGCGCTATGCTTTGCTCAACAGGATGCCTCTCCTTCCGCACGAGGAGCTTCTGTGCAAAGAAGCAATTCTACTCCTTTATGCAAGACCTGAACTTGATGAGCCAGAGTACACACTTGGAGATTTGATATCACAGAGAAGCATAAAGGTTTCTTTTGTTAATTTGATCCGGTTTCAGCATCATGCCAGATGGTGTCTGATGAAATCAAGAGCATGCACAATCGTTTCTTCTTTTTCCCATGGAACAATTCTCTGCAGCCAGTGCAAACGTGATTGTTATGTAGCATATCTAAACTGCCAGTGTTACTTGCATCCTGTATGCCTCCACCATGGTATTACAGAGTTCCTATAGCTTTGATTTTCTCATAATATCTTTTTCTAGAATATTAATGAATCTTTCTGTTCCATAACAGATTTCAAATCACTAGATTGGCCTTGTGGAGGGACTCCGACACTTGCTGTCAGGGACAACATCTCAGAAATGGAAGCAGCTGCCAGACAGTTCGAGGAGGAGAAGGATGTATGGCAGGAGTTCAAACAGAAGTATGGGAACAGCGATGACTTTGGTTTACTATGTCGCATGTTCTCCGGAGCTGAAAATGATAGCTACATTCCTTATGGAAAGATTTCTCTTGGATCAAACGAAGAAACATCTGGATGCCGATCTGTTTTAACCAGTTGCAGCGAAACTACTAGGACTGAATTTACAGATGCATCTGTTTCTCATATGTTATCGTTGAAATCAACTGAAA
It contains:
- the LOC130993113 gene encoding lysine-specific demethylase JMJ13-like, which produces MVEGRVCSSREAKLEFLKHKMLKRRKTETENESYVVSKTLNRSGGDALRTSAPCGVSLHNHAGLYSRFGNSSTEKDVFSKRKVAKFDTSNLEWTEKVPECPVYCPTKEEFQNPLVYIQKIAPEASKYGICKIISPVHASVPAGVVLTKEKAGFSFTTRVQPLRFAEWDSDDKVTFFMSGINYSFRDFERMANKIFARRYGSVGGLPAAFMEKEFWNEIACGKTESVEYACDVDGSAFSSSPNDPLGKSRWNLKKIPRLPISTLRLLETEIPGVTEPMLYIGMLFSIFAWHVEDHYLYSINYHHCGAAKTWYGIPGHAAIDFENVVKDHVYANDILPGDREDGAFDVLLGKTTLFPPNILLEHDVPVYRAVQNPGEFVITFPRAYHSGFSHGFNCGEAVNFAMADWFHLGSFASQRYALLNRMPLLPHEELLCKEAILLLYARPELDEPEYTLGDLISQRSIKVSFVNLIRFQHHARWCLMKSRACTIVSSFSHGTILCSQCKRDCYVAYLNCQCYLHPVCLHHDFKSLDWPCGGTPTLAVRDNISEMEAAARQFEEEKDVWQEFKQKYGNSDDFGLLCRMFSGAENDSYIPYGKISLGSNEETSGCRSVLTSCSETTRTEFTDASVSHMLSLKSTERLNMIAKAGLDYGNSKLENNIYAMPFECSQPLNRKPRSERKVVQEVNIRNTIYEDESDSEIFRVKRRSSNKLERKTARDFTSVNTDQQGFKRLKRQQLEVRGGSLTSSDCPIPDDQSHHSVMSSTESKEATVSSKLATGSIFPKIKFKKMPNEITGKHGEVKRDQRHRHESRENLKHRRHKAKSSDSFRW